The Lolium rigidum isolate FL_2022 chromosome 2, APGP_CSIRO_Lrig_0.1, whole genome shotgun sequence genomic interval tcccaagacggagtttcgcgatggcggcggtgttctggatgtctcctACAATCCCGCGTGCGTTTttggtcgaaacccttaagtagtccagaggggagcatcgggggctgcccgaggcgtcgccaccatagggcggcgcggcccaggggcccaccgcgccgccttgtggggtgggcgcctcgtggcccccctccttctggtcttctggcttcgtcaatcttctgtgaaaataggcccattgcaattaatcctggggattttcctgaaagttgagtttctgcacaaaaacaagacaccagggcaattctgctgaaaacagcgttaatccgtgttagttgtatccaaaatacacaaattagaggcaaaacaatagcaaaagtgttcgggaaagtagatacgttttggacgtatcaacgcccCAGGTATGGACCAGAAAAAGTCTAGAACCATCAGGAGATCGTGCTAACCACCAAGAGCCAAGATTGTACcgaccttgttcatcaagttcTGGCGGAATAAGTGTCGTGTTGATCAACAAAGGACCTTGCAAAGGAAAGCGCAGCTTGAAGTGAGTTCATCAAAACTTGATTAGTTCATTACATACATGAATAATGATACTAGCTAAAATActgcctccgatccaaattaattgactcaactggaTGTGTCTAGCTAGATATgcacaaattaattgactcaagttTATCTAGCTAGATGCACTCGCTAGACAAAGCCGAGTCAATTTGATTTGGATCGGAGGCAGTACTTTATTTTGACTCAAAGGCATATCGCTGCTGATTTTGATTGAATATAGAGGGGAAAAGGTACAGGCATGACACGAAAACtgcacaacaaaaagaaaaaaggctAAAGCTAAATATGAAACTAGTAGGTAATACCGAAAACACATCATATGAGATGAGAAAAATTACCCCAAAAAAGTTGATTCCATGCATAAACTTCGCTTGTCTGAGTTACAGCAAATACAATACCCTTGTGGATGATTGCATCGGAGTAGCCGAACGCTAAGAACTAGTTGTCAAGAACTCGTCCATCTCGCTAGAAGCACGGTGAAGGATTGCAATTGCCGCGTTGAAGATGGCAAGAACGAGAGAAACTAGTATAATTTGAAGAAGCTGTTGGAACTCGGCAAATGGCTATCTTCGCAGATTGAAGATGTTTATCATTAGACTCGAACACAAGTTTATCCGGGGTGGATTTAAACTCACGTATTGGTGGTAGAGGAATCCGGCGACCAGTGTACACATTCACAAGCTCCCAATTCCAGGGGAAGCCAAGAAGAGCGATCCAATCTCCATTCGCGCCTGCCCACATGCCCgtatgtgacgccccaaaaccggtaccatgaggatcccagcgaatccgccgaaatccgcacgatatcgattctaggagacgaaccaccaagcgcctcgtacacgccgaagcatgcacatatgcggctggaacacacaacgtatgcaagtcttactactacggataaggaAGAATCGGCATgagcaagatgatatgcatgacatggcaaagatgatgcgatgcactttatccaaattaagcgggatcggaactcggacaaacaattattaggttcaagttgtttatctaccccgcaaattaaatgttgattagcatggcaagacaagGAATGGGTGAGCTacggcaaaattaaatggaaccgggacaagaaTAGCAATCCCGcataattccatatttaattaggTGATAGTGCAAACTATCGCGAAACTATATGATGCATAATGCAATAGCAAGCATGGATGTCATGTTTAGATTGTACACATTTTTCTGATTGATAAACATATAAAATACTTTACATTTCAAGTTATGGTTTAAAAGATATGAACTAGATAAGATATAGGTATTTGCATCAATTTTCAGAAAACAGGGAAACTGCATCGAACACTTCTCACCGAGAGAAAACTAGCCCCAGGGAATGACATCTGGGACCCAGGAAGCTGACTTGGACGCTGACTGGATGTTGACTGCAGAGGATGGAGCTGACGGCGGGACCCGGCTGTCAGTTACACGAAAAGAATTAAAAAGATGGAGAATGGATCTCTTCGTTATTTGAACACAGGAACTGCATGTTGCGGAACAAGCAACAAACCAACTGGACTACCTCGTGTATTGATCAATTGTGAGCGACTAAGATTTTGAACATCATCACGCAGACTAAGGGCTGCACGATACAGATTGAGACGAACTGACGACGAAGACTTCTTCTGCTGGACAGAGAAACAACCTGTAAAAGGAGTGGCCTTTTAGGCTTAGGCTGGGTGCCAAACATGGAATCGATTGCTTGAACTTAAGGGAACAGACCAGCTGGTATACTGCATGGGTCGTATCAAAGATTAAGACGTACATCTGTTGATGTGCTTCCAAGCCGGAGGCTTGGCCATGCGCGAAGCGGACGGGGAGGCATGATGGCCGCTGCACCGGGTTTCATTGCCGGACGGGCGGAGGGGCACCGGCTCGCGTCGGAGGAAGATCGAGGAAGGCCGCAGCAGGGTGCGGGGCTGGCGGACGTGGCGTCAGGCACGCGCTGTTGATGGACGGACACACGGCCTGAGTTGTGCCGACGACCAGATCCTGCGGAGAAGAGCGGCGATCAACGCCGGTAGCACGGCAAGAAAAACGGAGAACAACCTGGGAGAGGTTCAGGAGGACGCGGAGCTCACCAAGGAGAGTCGAGCGGCGTCCAGGATGCGGCGCTCGTTGTGTTGAACCAGCCGAAGGCCAAAGGATGCATGCACGACGCCGGTGACGGACGTGTCCGACGAGGGAGACGCGGAAGTGGCGACCAGGCCGTGAGCAGCGCGGACGCGCTTgagcgcggcggcgaggcggaccTTGGGGAGAACCCGGACGCGCGGCGCTGCGGTTGAAGAAGACCGGCCAGCGGAAGGAGAACCGCGCGGCTGACGACGTGCTAGACGCGCGCCCGGCCGAGCACGTCGGGAGGATATTGGTCGAGCCGACGCCGAGGTCGCACAGCTTGGCGGCGCACGCGAGGTCGACGAAGAGCAGCTCGGCGTGTGCTGTAACGAGATGAGTTCGTGGACGGCGATGAACTGGAAGACGACGGTTTGGTCTCTCCCGTAAGCAGACGACGGAGCGACGGCGTGGTCGAGCACGGAAACACTAGGCTTCTGTTTTCTCTTGGAGGCGAAGAAGAGTGCAGCGACAAGGAGGGAAGAGTGGCGGCGCTGTGCGGAAGAAGTGAGGTTAGGGTTCAGCAGGTGGTGGCTGCAAGATATTTATAGGAAGGAGCGGACGCACGGGAGCCGTCCCGTCGCTAGACAGCGACGTACAGATGTTCGGATGCTCGTCCGTACAGAGGTAGAAGAAAGACAGCTACGTGTGCTAGATGGGCTGTTCCGGTGGATAAAGATTAGCCATGCTGGGCTTGGTTCGACTTGGGCCGATGGTGGGGTGGATGCAAAGCAGGAAATGGACCAGACTACGAACAGCCGGTCATGTTCTCCAAATTTCAGGAAGTTGCAATTTACAAAGAGATAGCAAGATACACAAAGATaaaggaaaagaggaagaaggataGAAATCAAAGAGAGAAACAAATTGAGAAACGGTTTTATATAGATCCATCTGAGAGAGAAAACAAAATATTTAAAATGacaattttattttgttttgatagttttgttttagggtttgttaaatgaaTAGAAAGAGGAGGTTTATTACATAAACCATATAATAGGGAAAATATTAAAATAGGGTTTTacgaaataattttatttgttaaaatatggatgatatgatgcatgatgcatgttgatgcataaaaagaaaaacaacaaacaaaatctaatagggtgttttcctgggccgttacaatcgacaccactaacaaggaacctcgcccgaggttccacgtcaacctaagggggagttggttaaactatcggatcttcttgcGACGTGTCgaactcctcgacaccactaacaagagttcttgctccatgtagatcggcgacaccactaacaagaagtcgttgttccgtcgATGATGATGCACTTATGATGAGATCCTCCGAAGACCGAACCTATTAGGatgaaggcatagatcgtccaacccacgtagatacctaagactcagagaaactcagataagagagaagactcaaactcgcataggtaagatgagaaagaatagaggtaaggagaaaaatagagctaatcagatctatccaacgaattttagaaaatagtttggactctctaaactcaacgaccgttggcaaggttatcctacaga includes:
- the LOC124688476 gene encoding uncharacterized protein LOC124688476 — protein: MAKPPAWKHINRCCFSVQQKKSSSSVRLNLYRAALSLRDDVQNLSRSQLINTRAGSRRQLHPLQSTSSQRPSQLPGSQMSFPGASFLSPHMCMLRRVRGAWWFVS